ACAAAATCCGGTGATAAAAAAAACGGATCAAAACTGGTTATAGTCCTGATCCGTTATCAATGATATAATTATGCTAGAAAATAAGTTGTTGTAATTGATTTTCCCATGTATGGCTTTGCAGTTCATGGTCTTTCAGACGCTGCAAATGGTGCTGGTTGTGATAGGCCGTAAAATAAAGCATTTCCCGGATGGTGATTTTGCCCAGCAACGGATGCGGTAAGCGATATTTATCCAGCTCATTTTCAGACCAGCTCAAGAGGCATTTCTCTAATTTATTTTTTTGTTTGATGAAGTCCTGTACTAATACGGGGCGTTGTGGGAGATATACCACACCCGGCTGATATGCTTTGGTGGATTTAGCTCCTTTTGCCAGTAATAGCTGGTATTGGGTTACCACTGCTTCGTATGGGCGTGAGGGTTGCTTTGCGGCACCGAAGTAGTGCAGCATGAACCGGGGATAGCTCATAGCAGTGCTAACGGGCCTGGCAGCTTTTATAAGATGGTGAAGTTGCTGTCCTGCTGACCATTTCCCATATGGCGACGCTGTAAAGCGGTGATCCGGTAGTGTACGGATGAAATCAACAAAATTATCGAAACTCTTATTCAACAAAGATTGGATCTCGTGCTGGTTCAGGTACATAGGAGTATGATTTAAAGGGTGCAGAAAACACAAAACCTCGCGCTTTAATAATCAATATACCCGGGCCATTGCATTCGTACTGAAGTTACGTATGATTTGCGACGTTTCCAATAAAAAAAGATATATCGAAAAAAAATATATATAAATTATAGTGAAAAATGATCGGGTCAGGTCATTTATGCTGGATTTTTTTGAAATTATTCCAGCACTTCACATAAAAAGCCTTGTGTTCTGACGAAATTAATAATAGTATTTTCTTCTACATTCAGATCCGCAATGCGTAAAACCCTGTCACAATCTTCAAGATCTACATGGCAGGTGCCTACCTCAAAATTGGTTTCAATCGCATGGATCATCTGTTGCCGTTCCTGTTGGCTGATTATATTGGTTTTGAAGATACCTATCATGGCAGGATAGTTTTAAAGTGAATCTTTTTCTTTTTCAGGCGCATTTTTGTGCGTTTCGTCCTGTTCATCAAAAGGATCTGCATGGTTGTTCCATCTGTTGAACCTGCCGGGACCACAATGATTCCTCAGGTGTTCTTTCATCCTTTCACGCTGTTCGGGCGACATATTGGCCATGCGTTCCTTGATCTTTTCTTTCCACTGTCCGCGCTGTCCCCAGGGGCCAAAACCGCGTTGATGGTTATGCCAGCCAAAAAGCAGTTTGCCGAGCAACAACAGTCCTAATGCCTGCCAGTAAGTGATCACCGGGCCATGGAAAATTTCAGGGATCAGCCAGTTCCACAGCAGCATGGTGACGAAGATGACCAGGGCAAAAAATGCCAGGCCCATGAAAGCGAACCCGATTTTTTTAAGCAC
The Chitinophaga sp. MM2321 DNA segment above includes these coding regions:
- a CDS encoding DinB family protein → MYLNQHEIQSLLNKSFDNFVDFIRTLPDHRFTASPYGKWSAGQQLHHLIKAARPVSTAMSYPRFMLHYFGAAKQPSRPYEAVVTQYQLLLAKGAKSTKAYQPGVVYLPQRPVLVQDFIKQKNKLEKCLLSWSENELDKYRLPHPLLGKITIREMLYFTAYHNQHHLQRLKDHELQSHTWENQLQQLIF